TAGCTATTGTGCCAGTTGGTAGCACATTGACAAGCACTTGATGTTCAAATTTGGACACAGTAAAAAATGATGACACTAAATTTTAACTGCTGAAATAGGAAATGGACTGAAACTCACAGGCAGGGGGATTCTAATATCAACTCTGAGTGTAAAATGTAATATTACAGCAGTCAGCCACTTTTACAGTTTGTATGTATGGTAATACGGAAAAAAATAGTGAGATTGTCTAATACAATGCTTCCTGTAGAAAAATGAAAAGTTCAGCCTCCAGACCTTCATGAATAACATCCATCTCTGCTTCAACTTATTACAATAAGTAAATTTCCCCCTTTACCACTGCCCCTGCTGAGAGATCTCTTTAGCTTCACCATCCATATTCAATGTTACATTTACAGTGTAATTACAGTAGCAATATAGATACTTTGCCAGATGTCTTCCATATAGATAGTCTTCAAGCTTGAATTTGCTGCCTTAAAAGATGTGTTGTTTTTACTGATTTTGaaatgccaccaaattcaaccattcattttcaaaatattttcctgtgggggggaatgcccccagactTCATTCACACACTGGCGTGTAATCTACCAAACCTTTTTCTAAAAGAACTTACCaaagataaaagtctggctatggctCTGTATTACAAAGTGGAACCAGTATTTGTGGCCACCTTTATAGAAAAGTCACCTCCCTAAAATGACCAACTTTTAAGTGTTGCCAATTAGTGCTGAGCGGTTTTAATATTTCATAAACGATATAGTATTGCCAACTTGATATTGCAGTATAACTAAATTGGCATGCATTAGTTGATCTGTAGTAGTTCTAGAATTAGACTTTTTCAATAACATTAGAATTGTGTTGAAAGCTGGTATATACGTATCCATTCATATGTACTGCAAAGTACACTTCTTCATACAGGCTTATTATTTTAGCAATTGTAAGATTTATGTTTTAGATTTAGAATCCACGATATTTGTGGCAGTCAAAGTATCAAAAGCAGATACTGCGGTTTGACTTAAAATGTCATAATTATTGCTCAGAACTATTGCCCATTATTGTACACCACAGTTTGTAACCGGAAATTCAGAAAACCTTTATGATTTACTCAGTACATACCATACACTCTAATAAGACAGTCACACCCATCATGTACCACATCATGTACCACATCATGTACCACATCATGTACCACATCATGAATGTGCATGAACTAATTTCTGGATCAATATGGTTGTCATGCTAGAGTGCAGGAATTTACTCTCATGCAGTCTTTCTTATTATAATAGAACAATTAATTGTATGTAATGTTCCCATCTTAACtatcagtatgtagctagctatgctgTCTCGGCAAGAGTTCCCACCTCTCAGTTGATCATTCAGATTTCATTGTCAGGATGCAGTATCAAGAGTAGCTCTAAATTTCCAACAAAAGTCTTGCTGCCCCTTCAAAATAAACTATGGCATTAGATTTCATAGGCAATTTTCTAAAGTAGCAGGAAAGGGGAAAGCATTCTGGCTACATGGATAAGACAAGACAGCTCACTACAAAAAGCTACATCTACGAAAAAGACTGATATTTATGTTCGATGCTTATAAGACATGGGAACTCAGTTTCAAGCAAGACTTGGGATCAGATATATACTTGGTGGAAAAGGGCTTTCAATATCATCACTTAATATTTTTGAATCAGATATTTCAATAGTCTTGTTTATACTGGCTTGTGAGACTAGAGTAtattaacaccttgataatcactGAAATCTAACAGCTTATTATGTATTATGTAAGCCAACACATGCACATAACTTTCCTGAAAATAGAGGTTCACAATTCACATCAAACTAGATGCGATAGTGGCTCAGCTCGCACACTACCGGGTATTTTGGCTCGTCCTATGTATGTAGGACTGGAAACAAACCTCAGTGACCACTACACTAGTTAGTGTTCAGAAGTATTGTGAATTATACATGGATAGAAAATAAACCGTCATTTCAGTAGGACAATATATCAGGAGTTTTTCATCTACAAGTCTGACATTTATTCAGTAGCTAGGAGCCATAATACAATGCAACCAAACTGGCCCCATTCTATCCAATGATAGctgtacataagaaaatctCAAAAAATAATACAGCAGCCATTGGCATTTATGCCCACTACACTATGTTGGATAAGTATAATAAACATCTCAATAAACATTTTCTGCTGTAAACCATAGTCAGTGAGAACATAGGGATGAACCTCTGTTAGCAATGCCACCAGCAACAGCTCAGTGGTAAAGACTACGTACTTTAGTGATGGTAAACTATTAAATGTGCCAGATGATCACTGTTTATATGCAGTGGTTCTTTTCTATACTCTATTTGGCATGTGTAATACCAGTCTATATAGATGTTGGATTTCTTGGACAAAATCATCTATCAGTATTCCTTGGTACGTTAAAGCACGGAGATCGCGGCCGCCCCTTCATACTAATTGAAGGGCGAAGACGTTTTCAAACGTCACGTTGCTATAGATTTGCCATGGCAACAGATATGTTGTCTATGAGTGTGGGCACCAGATCAGAGTTATTTACCGCCTGATGTTTAATAAAGGCAACAGCATACAGAATACTAACTATTTTAGCAAAAGGCTTTCTTTTTCTGTTCTGACTTTGCCACATGCTTTCGCAAACAAAAACGAAGTATCCGTGGTAACGTGACGTTATTCGGTACTTTTGGGATCACGCGAGTACTCAAAAGATAAAACATTTCCAGTTCGATGGATGTACAGCGAGAATTGGAACGAGCCAAATGCTTAGAGCAGGCCGAATTGTATGATGATATGAAAGATTCGATGAAAAAAGTCGTTGAGAGTGGGCACGACCTTAAAACAGAAGACAGAAACTTACTGTCAGTAGCGTACAAGAACGTAGTGGGTAAACAGCGATCCGTGTGGCGTATTATTTCAGCCAAAGAACCTAAATATCAATCGGAAAAGATTACCCAAGTGGAGCAAGAAGAATTTGGGAAAATCAAGGAAAAGACAGAGGAGAATCTTAAAATTATTTGCAGGGAAGTTGTGGTAGGCGAATAACTGTAAGAATGTCTGTATTTGCATGATTACATGTTGCTTGAACTAAATTTGCAGAGTGTCTCATTCAGTAAAATCCCAATGTGTGAAATTactttagatttttgaaatagATTTAACTGCTTGGATAGCTGTAGCACAATTGAAGAAAGGCTTGGGGGAAATCAAAGAGTGGGAATAAAAGGGACTGGTTAACTCAACGGTACAAGCCAGCGAGCAGCTGGACCTGTGCTGCAAAGTGATATCACTAAGCAATGAATAACAACAAATGCACCACAACATTCTTATTTTCACTAGCGTTCTTCAGCTTGTTACTCATTCTTGCTTTACGCATTCACAAAAATAACCTGTAGTTATATGGAAAACATTTAGTGTGACATCAACAAATAACCTCTATGGTACAATACGCAACTTTGTGTTATACGTGGTTAACCATACAATGTGACAATTGTATTTCTCAATTAAGGGGCTGATAGATAAGCATCTGATATCAAGTGCTACTGATGATGAATCAAAAGTGTTTTATCACAAAATGAAAGGAGATTACTTCAGATATTTAGCAGAAGTGGGAACTGGAGACAAAAAACAAGAAGGTATGtgtaattttgttttgtatttctAATTGAAATATGTAATCCTTAGATGAGAAATCAGCGAGTGATGCATATGAAGCAGCTCAGAAAGTGGCTGAGGACAAATTAGCAAGCACCCATCCCATCAGGCTGGGCCTGGCTTTGAATTACTCTGTGTTTTATTATGAGATCAAAAACCAGCCGGATAAAGCCTGCCAGTTGGCTAAGAACGTAGGTTTTCTTACAATATTATTAATGGTGATATCAATGTAGCATTGTTTTAAGGCATTTGATGATGCCATTGCTGATCTTGACCAACTTAAAGTGGAGTCTTATAAGGATAGCACGCTGATCATGCAACTGTTAAGGGATAATTTGACGGTTAGCTATCAGTTATCAGTATGAGTTAACTATCA
The nucleotide sequence above comes from Dysidea avara chromosome 3, odDysAvar1.4, whole genome shotgun sequence. Encoded proteins:
- the LOC136249681 gene encoding 14-3-3-like protein, producing the protein MDVQRELERAKCLEQAELYDDMKDSMKKVVESGHDLKTEDRNLLSVAYKNVVGKQRSVWRIISAKEPKYQSEKITQVEQEEFGKIKEKTEENLKIICREVVGLIDKHLISSATDDESKVFYHKMKGDYFRYLAEVGTGDKKQEDEKSASDAYEAAQKVAEDKLASTHPIRLGLALNYSVFYYEIKNQPDKACQLAKNAFDDAIADLDQLKVESYKDSTLIMQLLRDNLTLWTADNQGDNDGDEGD